CCTCGCGGCGCAGGCCTCCGCGCCCGTCCGGCCCGATGTTCAGCAGCATGTTCCCGCCCGTCGACACCGAGTCCACGAGCATCCGCACCAGCAGCTCGGGGCTCTTGAACTCGAGGTTGTCCCGGTCGTAGCCCCAGGACCCGTTGAGGGTCTGGCAGGCCTCCCACCGCAGCGGAGCGCCGTCCGCGCCGGTCATGGGCCGGGCCGGCTGATACTGCTCCGGCGTGACCAGGTCCCCGGGGATGCCGAGCCGGTCGTTCACCAGGGCGTCCGGCTGCAGTTCTCGCACCATCGCCAGCAGGGTGCGGGCATCCCAGTCCTCCGCGCTCTTCCCGTCGGGGCCCGGATAGGTGAAGTCGAAGAAGAGATAGTCGATCTGCCCGTAGCGGGTCAGCAGCTCCCGCACCTGGCCGTGCAGATAGGTGCGATACCTGGACAGGTCGCGACCGGCATCGAGCGCATCGCGGTCGGGATGGTCCCGCAGCGGGTGGTTCTGGTCGATCGTGAAGTCGGGGTGGGACCAGTCGATCAGCGAATGGTAGAGACCGACGCGGAGCCCCTCGTCGCGCAGCGCCCGGACCCATTCCTCCACCAGGTCGCGGCCGCACACCGCCTGCGTCGTGTACGCGCTGAGGTCGCTGTCCCACAGGCAGAACCCGTCGTGGTGCTTGGTGGTCAGCACCGCGTACCGCATGCCGGCCTCCCGCGCACGGCGAGCGATGTCGCGGGCATCGAACCGATCCGGGTCGAACTCCTGCGCGTACCGCGCGTAGTCCTCGGGATCGCGGTGCTCCCGGCTCATCACCCATTCGTGACGTGCCGGGACGGCGAAGATCCCGAAGTGGACGAACAGGCCGAAGCGGGCCTCGTCGAACCAGTGGGCATCGTTCATCATGCGATCTCCTTCAGCTGAGGGATGTCGTCCATCCGCTCTGGAACATCGAGGGCGAGGCGCTGCTCGTAGGCATCATCCCCGGCCGGCGTCAGCACGTGGCAGCTGCGGCCGCGGTGCAGAACGTCCGCATCGCAGCCCTCCCTCGGTGCGCCGCGTCGCGCCGACGCGGGCCGGCAGTCAGTCCAGCGGGGCGTCGGTGGTCGCCCGGTAGGCCTCCGGCAGGGCGGGGACGGCGGCGTCGCCCGCGTCATGCACCGTGACCGCCTCGATCACCGCATCGGCGCCGTCGATCTCGATCCGGAGCGGACCGGTCCTCACCGGCTCCTCCAGCCGGTGGATCCGCCGCACCCCGATGGTGCCGCCCTCTGCCAGCACCGTGCCCTCGGCGTCGAGCACGCGGTGACCGCGCACGCGCTGCCCGGCGGTGACATCCTCACGGATCTCGAAGTGGTCCCACCGTGTCCCCGCCGGGAGCTCCGCGCCCACTGCGTCTCCCTGCGGCGTCAGCTCCGCGGGGATCGGAGCCCCGAAGCGGGCATCCAGTGCGGCGCGGAACTCCTCCAGACGTGCGATGTCCGCGGCATCGATCCGTCCCTGCCGGTTCGGCGGGACGTTCAGCAGCAGGTTCGCTCCCAGCCCGAGGGACCGATCGTGGATCGCCAGCAGGTGCTCGAGCGACTTCGGTCCCTCGTCCTCCTGCCAGAACCAGCCGCGATGCAGGGAGACATCGCATTCCGGCGGCAGGTACTGCGCCTCGGTCAGGCCGATGACGTCCTCGTCGTAGTTGTTCAGGTCCGTGGACCGCGTGACGTACTCGCAGGGGTCGGCCGCCAGGCCGTCCTCGTTGCCGATCCAGCGGATCGTGGCCGGTCCCATGTTGAAGACCATGGC
The window above is part of the Brachybacterium vulturis genome. Proteins encoded here:
- a CDS encoding alpha-L-fucosidase, which produces MMNDAHWFDEARFGLFVHFGIFAVPARHEWVMSREHRDPEDYARYAQEFDPDRFDARDIARRAREAGMRYAVLTTKHHDGFCLWDSDLSAYTTQAVCGRDLVEEWVRALRDEGLRVGLYHSLIDWSHPDFTIDQNHPLRDHPDRDALDAGRDLSRYRTYLHGQVRELLTRYGQIDYLFFDFTYPGPDGKSAEDWDARTLLAMVRELQPDALVNDRLGIPGDLVTPEQYQPARPMTGADGAPLRWEACQTLNGSWGYDRDNLEFKSPELLVRMLVDSVSTGGNMLLNIGPDGRGGLRREDTAALARIGEWMELHEDSVRGAGPAHGFIAPRGTVLTRRGDRLYVHLTTWPMQHVHLAGAADRVRFARLLHDGSEVAHRVIDPEQKASQMTLGSLGRDVVTFTLPVRRPDVALPVLEIRLEPEVAAG
- a CDS encoding alpha-L-fucosidase; this encodes MTPVDTAPNEILTPTPQQLAWQKAGLGMFFHFGVNTFAGKEWSDGTIPASAFAPTALDADEWVRLARDLGAAHVVLTAKHHDGFCLWPTETTDYSVASSPWKDGRGDVVREVADAARRYGLRLGLYLSPWDRHEPTYADPAAYDEFYLRQLRELCTNYGGLVEVWFDGAGSAGRTYDWGAIGAVLDELQPDAMVFNMGPATIRWIGNEDGLAADPCEYVTRSTDLNNYDEDVIGLTEAQYLPPECDVSLHRGWFWQEDEGPKSLEHLLAIHDRSLGLGANLLLNVPPNRQGRIDAADIARLEEFRAALDARFGAPIPAELTPQGDAVGAELPAGTRWDHFEIREDVTAGQRVRGHRVLDAEGTVLAEGGTIGVRRIHRLEEPVRTGPLRIEIDGADAVIEAVTVHDAGDAAVPALPEAYRATTDAPLD